In Solanum lycopersicum chromosome 5, SLM_r2.1, the following are encoded in one genomic region:
- the LOC138348881 gene encoding uncharacterized protein encodes MELWRLPINIKIILRKMTENIRGWHEMLPYALLGYQTTVRTSSRATPYLLLCGIETVIPAEVEIVSLRIIQKAELSTVEWVSMLIDQLTLIDEKKMVVVCQGQLYRYRMIRAFHKRVRGRNFEIDQLVLKGIFPHQDEYKGKFAPNWKGPYMVRKILSGGALVLSSDIMCKVSVCIPVIYL; translated from the coding sequence ATGGAGCTGTGGAGGCTGCCAATAAATATCAAGATTATTCTCAGGAAAATGACTGAAAATATTCGAGGTTGGCATGAGATGTTGCCATATGCTTTATTAGGTTATCAAACGACTGTCAGAACGTCGAGTAGagctactccatacttgctaTTGTGTGGAATAGAAACAGTTATACCTGCTGAAGTCGAAATAGTGTCTTTGAGAATCATTCAAAAAGCTGAGTTAAGTACGGTTGAATGGGTCAGCATGTTGATTGATCAACtaactttgattgatgagaagaaaatggttgttgtttgtCAGGGTCAGTTGTATCGATATAGAATGATTCGCGCTTTCCACAAGAGAGTAAGAGGTAGAAATTTTGAAATCGATCAGTTAGTACTTAAGGgaatttttcctcatcaagatgaGTATAAAGGAAAATTCGCACCAAACTGGAAAGGACCGTACATGGTTCGTAAAAtattatctggaggtgctttggtcTTGTCAAGTGATATTATGTGTAAAGTTTCAGTTTGTATTCCTGTCATTTACTTGTAA
- the LOC138348882 gene encoding uncharacterized protein — MTTMLTMNNNDDDDDDDDDDDDDDDDDDDCDDNDDDDDDDDNDDDENNDDDDDYDYDDDDDDNDDDDDDDDDDDYDEDDDHDHDDVNVNVDDGDDVVVVVVVDDDDDENDDDHDDNDEDDYYDDDDDDDDYNDNDDDDDDDDDDDDDDNDDYDGDDDDDDDDDDDDDDCDETDDDDDDDNENDEMNDDDADYD; from the exons atgacgaCGATGTTGACAATGA ataataatgatgatgatgatgacgacgatgatgatgacgacgacgacgacgatgatgatgacgattgtgatgataatgatgatgatgatgatgatgatgacaacGATGATGATGAAAAtaacgacgatgatgatgattatgattatgatgatgatgatgatgacaatgatgatgatgatgatgacgatgatgatgatgattacgATGAAGATGATGATCATGATCATGATGATGTTAACGTTAATGTTGATGATGGcgatgatgttgttgttgttgttgttgttgatgatgatgatgatgagaacgatgatgatcatgatgacaatgatgaggatgattattatgatgacgacgatgatgatgacgattaCAATGAcaatgatgacgatgatgatgatgacgatgatgacgacgatgatgacaatgatgatt aCGATggtgatgacgatgatgatgacgacgacgacgatgatgatgacgattgTGATGAaactgatgatgatgatgatgacgacaacgagaatgatgaaatgaacgatGATGATGCTGATTATGATTag